Part of the Ursus arctos isolate Adak ecotype North America unplaced genomic scaffold, UrsArc2.0 scaffold_1, whole genome shotgun sequence genome, GCTTTGTGTTTGTTTCGGGAGGCGTGGCAGACAGAATGATGGCCCCCCGAGATGTCCACGTCCCGATCCCCGGAACCTGTGGATGTGGCACCTTATGCACCAGAAGGGACGTTACAGGTGTGATGAAGTTAAGGGCCTTGTGATGGGGAGTTGACCCGCAGTTATCTGGGGTCCCACTGTCATCACAGGGTCCTTATGCAGGGAGGCGAGAGAGGCAGTAGGAGGAGATATGGGGGGAAGCAAGGCTGGTGCCGCgtgaggaaggggccatgagccgaGGAATGCGGCAGCCTctggaagccaaaaaaaaaaaaaaattgggggggcggggagggcacaGGTTCTCCCCTAGATTCTCCAAAAGAGAGTCCAggcctgcccacaccttgatgcTAGTGCGTCagactcattttggacttctgagtTCCAAAACTATAAGAGAATCGATTCGCGTTGTTTTTAAGCTGCTGAATTAATGTTACTTTGTGACACCAGCAACAGGAAACTGATACTGGGTTGGTTCTAACTTTTTAACTGATCAGAACTTGAACTAGTGCCTGTAAGTAAGAATGTCACCCAGGCAGGGTTTCTGCTTGCTCCTCTGGCCTCTGGCGACAAGGCCAAGGAAAAGGTTCTGGCTCGCAGAGACGAATCCGGGCCGATGCAGGCCACGGGGCTGGTGCCTCCCGCACACGTGCCTGTGGGCTCAGGGCACTCACAGCTCTCGGACTCTCTAGCCCTGCACTTTGTCTTCCTGCTTAACCCTTTATCTGCTTTCTTTCTATCTGTTTCTATTCCTCAGGAAATCCGACAGCTACAGCAGAAGCAGGCGAGTTATATCAGGGAGATTTCTGATCTTCAGGAAACAATAGAGTGGAAAGACAAGAAGATAGGGGTAGGACTCCTGAGTCTGTGAAACTGTTCAAAGGGGCGTTCGGCTAACATGCGGAAACACCTGTGTGAGCGTGCATGGGTCCCCACGCGACACAGAACTAATAATGTGGAGAATACACTAGCTTACCCCAGCTGACAGTAACGCTGACCTTGACGCTGACTTCCAGAGCGGGGGTGGGCATCTTGTTGACACTAACTGGACTCTCTGCCTGCACCGAGTGGGCCCGCAGCACCCTGAGATACAAGGAGTAAGGAAGGCACCCTAGAGCAGGTGGGACATGGGGAGGCTCGGGCCTCTCAGATTCTCTAAAAGGCGTTTGAGGAAACCCCAAGGTGTCAGGTGCTGTGTTCCCTCCTTGACACGTCCCCGTGGAGGCCCCAGGCCCCTCTCGTTTAACGAGAAAAGCAACTGCAGCCCATCTGCCTTTAGGGTGACGAGTAGGAAGACAGGAGCCCACTTAGAGTAACCACCATGCTTCCTAATGACAAATGGCTTCCAAAACCCAGCACCCATCGTGCTCCGCTCCGATGCAGATCTCCGGATGTCGGAGCACAGCGTTGGTGCATGCGCCGCGAGAGGCCGTGCTGGTTTCCCCTTCTCTATCCTCATCCACACTCATTTGGGACTTGGtgagcatgcacacatgtgtttGCTTTAAGACCACTTTGCGACAACAAACACTGAGAGTCGACGTAGAAAAATAGTCTACGTCGTCACTTGGGGTTTCTTATGCATTTCTTCTTATCCCTCGTTTATCTTTGAATGGGTGCATGGCTTGTGTTCATTCTCTCAGCTAGAAAGCTGTGCACATACAGTGGCCTCTTGATGCCTCTAAGGGACAGGAGGCAGTGTCCCTTGGCTGCCATAAATTCATGAGATACTTAGTACTTGTGTCTTGTCTGTATCTCGAGCACGCTGTGCACAGTGCTTTAACTCATACCGGAATCCTCCTCGTTCTCGCTTCAGTCACCTGCTCACCCGAGtgaatcttctctctctctttgctctgcTCACACTCAGGCTttagagaggcagaaagagtTCTTTGATTCCGTAAGGAGTGACCGAGATGATCTTAGAGAAGAAGTAGTCATGCTGAAAGAGGAATTAAAGGTATGAAGCCAAAgtacagtcaaaaaaaaaaatatccatgttCTCAAGAATGACTGTGTGTGTACTGGTGTTAGTTAATTGTGTGTCATTGCTCTGAGTTCTGTTAATCAATTCAAACCTTCGGTTATCTGGCACCGAACCGACCCATGAAATGAACATAGGTTCAGCTGGTTCGCCCGTTCCTTTAGCTATTTATGAGCGTAGCTGAACTCGAAAGCAACACCGACTTCCAAGAATTTTTTATATACCGCTTACGTTTTTTCTCATACTCATTGATAAATTCTCCAGGACATTACTCCAAGTTAGAGaatttgtgtgtttctttatATTAAAGGCTCAAATTTAAGGACTTCTCCAGCTGGTTGTCTCACACTAATTAGACCTTGAGACCCCCTGGGTTGAGGAAAGTTCCACATCCTGTTTGCGCCCTGTGAAGGGGCCTTCAGCTGCTGGCTGGACACCAAGTGAAGGAAAACGGGCTCTGGGTGGGTCATCAACATTGCAGGAGACGGTGTTGAGAAGAGGGTATGGCCATGGCCAATTCCAAGATCGTCAGTGGAAACGTATCCGTGTCAACTGCTTATAGTCAGGGGTCAAGGCAGAGCAACCAGAGGGAACAGGTTTCTATCACCGCTCCTCCCAGGGCTGTGAGCACGGTGCTGGGGCCTCGTCCAAGCTCGAGGAGAGAGCCGTGGGCACGGGGTAGCAAGCGAGTCCGCGATCCCTGTGAAGTGTAACTTTTTAGAGTATTTCACAATGTGATGAGCAtgaattctatttccttttaagATACCAAACATTCTAGCCacttctttattccttctttaacATACACTGTGTTTATTCCTTTCAGAACACGCACATAtctctttatctctgtctctctttttaaagaatgccACCAGGGTTTTTAAAGTGGGGTCACTTTGCAGTGATGTGCGGGCGGCCCTTCTGTGTGGTCACCTGCACACCCTCACCGCCGGTTCAAATAGGATGCGTGTTAATAGTGTCTTGTCACCAGCCCATTAAGACACGGATTGGAGCGTGCAAGAAAAAGTCACCGCTCCAGGAAGACATCCCAGATTTGTATGTGTTGATAGGATATTTATGAGCGTGGCGTCTACCACTTCTCTGATTCTGTTTTCTCAACTTCaggaaaaatagtttctttttcattAGTATTAATAAAATAGAGTTTAACCTAGTATCAGTCAGTGAGTATTACAACGAGTCTGTTTTTGTTCGCAGAAACATGGCATAGTCCTAAATTCAGAGCCAGCTACCAATGGAGAGGCTTCAGACACTCTAAATAACGTCGGACACCAAGGTCCTTCCAAGATAACGAAAGAAGAGTTAAACGCCCTCAAGACGGCAGGGGACGGGACGCTAGGTAAGTGCTCCCCTTCCTTTGGGTCTTTTCATCCTCCAGTCCGCATCGATTCACCCTCCATGCATTATTAGAATTGGCGTAATCATCACTGATCGATTAACACTCACACAGCATGCCATGTGTCCTGCCACTTCCTGGGAACGCCCTTGCCACACGATGTGATCACCCGTGTGTTGTCTGGCGTGCGTCTGTGCAGTGCTCACCACCGATGGCTGAAGAATACGTTTCTCTTGCTTCTCAAAGCCACCAATGAAACTGTGAATGCAGGAGAATCGTCTCGGAAATTAAGGGACAGTTCTGACAGTACGATATGGTTTTCCTCGGCCATGTGCCAAGGATGGCTTCCTAACTTATCCGTTACAGACGGCGCAAAAGATCAGAGTAGCAGAGGCTGTGAAGTGAGATAGCTAACCCTGGTTACACGCTGACACTGCACGTCCCACACACCGTGAAGTGATCTGAGAGCGTGAGGCGCCTGCGGACAGCAGATGCGGGCTTGTCACGGAGTACGACTTGGGTGCCATTCTCAGGCTACCGCTCAGTGGCCCCGGGCAGGGGGCAAGGCGGACAGGCAGCcccgggccgggcggggggggtggtggtgaggcgGGCAGGCAGCCCCTGGTGGGGAGTGTGGGCAGGCTGGAAGGTGGGCCTTTCCCTTTGTCAGAGGTGAGGATCCTTTGTACGTCAGTTTTTGCTTCTGAAAGAATATAAACCGGGGAATCCAGTAGATTGTAAGAATACTTTATACAACTTGCAAACATCTGAAAAGATTCACGGATCAGTATTGGTCCTACTGTTTGGCTTCTGGGTAGAACAAGCTTCCGAAGCCGGTGTGCAGCCCGGAGTTGCCGCCGGCAGGCCGCTTGTGAGCAGGGGCAGCCCCCCTTTCTGCGGTGCGGCTGGAGTACGTCAGAGCCCGTGCCTTTCGTTTCCATTGAGAAgctttcgtcttttttttttttttttttttttttatggaaatgtAGAAACCTGTAGCCCCCCGCTTCTCAGGACTTGCTTCCTAGGCAGATGCTCCTCATTACCTTGAGGACCCCAAAGGCACGCAGTGCTTTGAATTGCGTGAAAGTTGCTGAAGGAAGATAAGTTCACTGGTTTCCACCCTACCTTTACATAAGCTGTGTGAGCAGCTAGGAGTTTGATCGTGTTGCTCTTGTTCCAACAGACGTTGTAGAATTCTTTGTTGACCATTATGACACCAACCCTTAAAGAACCAGAAATACCACTTTCGTAAGTGGTCTCCACAAGTTTTTTGATGGCATATCCCTATGAGTAGAGAATGGTGGGAACTTGCCGATACAAATACTGTTAATTTATATACGCACTGGTCCCTCAGTAGAAAGCGGGTATTACAAAACACGTTCCCTGACAGACATCTTTAAAGGGTGAAGCAAAACTAACTAGAAGTCCTGCTACTTCTCCCATTTCCTCTGGGGTAAGGGCACCCCCTGTGGAGACCACGGTGTAATAAAATGACCAAGCTTTGACTTCCGGCAACATAGCATCGATATGCCGGCGGTTGGTTGGTTTGGAGAATCTAAAATGTAAGCGTTCATTCCAAAGTCGTAACgtatttttaatttgtgcttCGTTAACTGATGAATAACTTCTTATTTAGTGGTCATCTTGCTCTGAGCACTTGCCACCTGTTGGCCCTCCCCCTAGGCCCTTCGGGGATGAGCAGACGTGTTTAGGGCACAGGCTGCTTTCCTAGGAACACAGTGACTAGATGGCGGGGAGGGGATTTCTTTTCATCTCACGCGAGCTATTTCAAGTTCATATCTTCCTTGAGATTGACCTTGAGGCAGATTGAATGTTTAAGAATTCCGTGCAGGTGGTTTTAGGCCTACGTGTTCGACAGTGCGCGTCGTGAAGACGTGTGAGTAGTCCAGGTGTGCGTTTGGGAACCGGCTCTAGGTCGTTCTTAAGCCCATTATTTTGGATTGTTTGGCTGCCTGATCCAGAGCTCTGTTGAAACttacctgcacctttggaaataTGTTCACACTAGACGGCACCAGCAGCCACTCTCGCCTCTGAGATGGTGGCAGTGGCCTCCGCTGACCAGACATTTGCTAACGCAGTGACTGCTTTGCCGCACAGACCTGGCAAAGGCTTCTCTTCCGTGTGATTCTTTGATGACTCTCTCTCCTTAGGAATGGGGTCGGGGGGGAGACAGAACATGTGTTTACGCTGTAATGTGTGTTAAGTGGTCACCACATCATGGGGTCCCTTCAATTTTCTCAATGGTCTTTTAGGAAGAGCCAGTGAAGTGGAGGTGAAAAGTGAAATGGTGgagaatgtggggaaaaaagaaatcttgcagAATACTGAGCAAGAACAGCACAAAGAGGACCCAGCCCAGGAGTGTGTGGACACAGAGGTGTTCCATCCTGGTGAAAATGCCGAGGACCAGAAAGCCTCTGAAGACAGTGCCCCCTCCCTAGGAGTATTAGCAGATGCTGCGAATGAGGAGCAGGCTGCAAACCAGGTTCTAGAGAACGCTTCCTTCCTTGAGAACACAGAGCAGGCTGAGTCCAACGAGGTCATAAACACACCAGATGATAGGACTGGGGCTTCCCTTGAGCAGTCCGAATGTTTGAGTGAATTAGATGGTGaaatcccaggccctgggactgGGCAGGATGGCCACGATGCCTTGGATATCAAAATCCACAGTAAGGAATCTGCAGAAAGCCAGGAAGACTTGAAAACCAACTTGGGAGAGGGTAGCACAAAGCCACATCAAGAACCCACTCCTCTGCAACCATCTGAACACGGGGGGCTGGGCAGCGCAGACCCCGGGGAGCAAGGTTGGAGCCCCACGGCAGGTGTGGTGGAGGCAGGGCTAGTGGGGCTTGGGGAGCAGGTGGGCGCAGAAGCCTCCAGCCCTCTAGTGTGTAGTGAGGACAATGTGAGTCATGATGGAAAGTGTGCAGTAGAAGCCCCCACAGAGCTGGACCCAAGCCCAGGGCAGGATCTAGACAAAGAGCTCTCCGGGCAGGAAGCTGCTGAGCCCCAGGAGCTCCCGGGTCAGACCACAGCGGTAGGTGGGGAGAATGACGAAAAGGAGGATGAGGAAAGGGGGTTGAGGGATGAGGAACCAAGCCAGACAGAAGCGCAGAACATTCCTAGTTGTCCGGAGGCTGAAGGCAGTCCACAGGGCACCACGGGTCCAGCTGCGACAGATGCTGAAAACGAACCCCTAGATGCAAAAGAACCCGAGGAAGAAAAGCATGACCAACAGGGAGAGGCACTGGATTCATCACagaagaagacaaagaacaagaagaagaaaaacaagaagaaaaaatcagcGGCGCCTGTAGAAACCCTCAAAGATGCTAAGAAAGAGTTAACATTTCAGGACTCGGATTTAAGTGAGGTGAAGGAGGACGAGCAGGTAGCTCTCACCAACGGAAAACCAGCTGTAGAAGCACAAAGTGAGGTAACCGAAAGTCCAGAAGAGAACAGTGTAGCAGGAAGTGGTGAAAACGTTGATTGTCCAGAAAATCCTAAAATTGAGTTGGATGAAAAACTTAACCAAGAAGACAATGATGTAAACACTGAGGGTGGGGAAGAAACAGCGGATGGCGACACATTAGGTTTGGGGGATGACCCAACCCAGCCACCAGGCACCAGTGCCGGCGACAAGGAGCTAGAGGAAGCCATGACCAAAGATGACGCTACAGAAGATGGCGGCGCTCACAGCGGCCCTCCAGAGCCAGGGAGCGGAGAAGCGTCCAGCAGCGCCCGGCTGGAGAGTGAAGGTCCCTTCAAGGACAGTGAGGATGCCCCTCAAGCAGGAAGTACAGAGCGGCGTGAGACGGCAGAGGGTCCCAGTCAGACAGTCAGGAAGGCCGTAGAAAGTGATGACTTAGCGCCCACAGGAGAGCTGGGAGCCTGCGCTTCAGAAGGCCGAGACGAGCCGGGAGCCGGGAGCGAGAAGGGCAGAGGCAAGGAAGAGTGTACCTTGTCGTAGGTGGACGGGGCCAAGGACGGCCCAGGAAGCCCAGCTGTCGGAGGCTCATCTGCTGCCTCCACGGGTGAGCTTCCTAGAATGTTCCACATTGAGATGACACACCGTAGGACAATCAACCACAGAGCTCTACCACGTTGAGTTAGAGACTGTTACTGGTAGCGGAGTCTTCCTCATTAAGGTGATCACCCAGATTAGAAAGAAAGATGCATCTGTAATCAGCGGAAGTTCCGAGGAGAGCACTCCGGCGTGTCAGATGATGGTGTCCGGCCGTGTCTCTGCTTACGACCCAAATGAAGCCATTTAGCACCTGCCTTAGGCTGATACTCTGGACCAAATACGTCAGCATCCAACTGAAATGACCAAATGGCGTTCTGAGATTTGTGAGTATAGTCGATATTTAAATTAATGTGTCTTCATTCAAATATATGTCCTTTCATATTTGATTTTGATGTGTacggtattttattttaaaaggagataAATGGCCAAATAGCATATAGGTCGCTGAGTGATAAGATTTGCACCTTAGGACAGTAATAATCATGTTAGGGGTAAgaattaaatatcttaaaaagcaCTGGGAGAGCTTACTTCCCTTTACCTCATATAAGTGTTTTATCTCAAACTGATGCTTCTGATATCATTGTTGGTGATACCTGaatttattttgtagattttgaCTTCACTTCGTGCTGATTATGTTCCAAAGTCATTTtacacaaagtttttttttttgttttttgggttttttaaatttgtttctggaagagatatACATTGAAATTGCACTTCCTAATGCAGTTTTTGTGCAGGGAgaccatttataaaaatttttttttaacctttaaattacttctctttttatttgtctttcattTGAAAGAAGAATACAAAAGGTACCGTTCTTGTGCAAACTGCTAATTGGACTATACAGgatattttaaatagttgaatCACTTTTGGTATTTtggtataaatattttcatttgttgtaTCTCAATTGGAAAATTCTTGATTTGATCTTCCtgaaggaaatatatattttctatagaaggaagcatttttaaagataatcgtaaagttagatttaaaaaaattgtaaaatactaGAATCACAAAGGACTGTACATTATGAATGCTGTTGACACTTTATGAGATTATATGAATTGATGTCACTGTTACAAGGTGTAATTAAGTGCAAAAAAGACCAAAACCTCAATAAAATTTGAGGCAAGCCTAAGTGTTACTatgtaattgaaataaaaacattttataatttcacgAGCCTGTGATTCCACTCTTTGGGCTGCCTGACTTCTGGCTGTGGCCACTGTTGTACGTAATTATTATCTTCAAAGTAGCGCCTACTTGGGGGCTGCTAATTCCCTGTCTGTGTTGTGTGAAGGACTCGTTACTTTGTCAGTAATGAATGGACGTCTGTCCTGGTACCTAGACCAGGGCTAGTGTCATGCCCCCCTGGGGAGAATTGGGAAGATCTTCCCTCATCGACTCTCCTGTGGTCTGTGGTTCTGGTGAGGAGGCCCCAGTGGAGCCCTGTCGCTCTGCTAACGTGTGCCAATGCTAAGAATGCTTGGAAGGATATGGTGAAATTGGCAAATAGGCATTGACTCCTCCCGTGTCCGGGTCCTGAAGCAGGGGGCCCATACACCCTCCCCACTTGGGCCACGTGAGTGAAAAACTACCAGGCTTGCTAGAGAGTCTCCAGCCCGAGGGCTGCAAAGGCCTCGAGAGGGGGCAGCGGATGCCTCTGACTTTAGCAAAGCCGCACTCAGCCTGCAATGGGCGTCAGGAAAGGGCTGTCATTCCTACTTTCAGAGGCCCCTGGGGAGATGATTCAATAACCCAGCTCACTGGACGGTGAGATCATCAAGCCATTTTAACGTCTTTCCTTAAAAGACCTTAAGGTCTTTTCCTCTGTTACTCAGCAGCACATTTAAGACATTGTGGCATACTTCATACCCCTCAGGTCAGCTGTCCAGGCGTCTCGATGATTCACGCATCCGTTTAAGTAATAGACGTTTTGATCACTTCGTATCCAGAAGGCACTGTGCCAATGGACAGGCGGATAGGACCCAGCTTCTAGTGGAAGTGGGCAGCTGAGAATCAggaagtgagggggaaaaaaaaaaggattctgaaCAGCCAAGTCATTTCTTGATAATCTAAGAGCCTTCACCGCAAGCATCAGTCACCCTGCGCCAAGGGGGACGTGATGTCGTGGCAGTAGCTGATGTCCACGGGAAGGCCCTCACGTTACCAAGAAGTCAGTGGGACCTTAGGGATGTTCAGGCGAAGAAGGCACAGAGGTGCATAAAGCAATTTGGAGAGATTCGGTGTCAAAAGATTCAGACTCAGAGGAGGATGGAAAGGCTCCCTGTCAGCCACTCCCCAGAGGAGCCTACACCCCTGCGTGTCACTCCCATACAGAGCAGAGGAAAATGCTCATCACCGATACCTTAGTCAAAAAGCAGCGATGTCTTCTAGCCCCAACAGAACATAGCTACTGTATGTAAAGTGTAAATCTTCCTTCAAAAGCATAATTAAGTATAATCATAGGTGTACAGAGAAAATAGGGAAAGGCAACAAAATTTTGAGTTAGAGGTTCTCATTTGATGACATACAAAGGTGGAGAAGCAGCACAGTGTTTTCCAAGGGTTTTTAGAAATGAGATGTACTGCGCTGAGTACTTCCTATAATGTTTAGTGTTTCTAGCAAACGAAAACCCAATGACCTGAACGTTTAAGTCTCTACTGTCACTAGGACCCAGGAGTGCTAGTTCTGGGGGTTCACGCAGTTTGGGGTTCCTGTTTTCTACAGTACACCCCTTTCCTAGGAGACCACCTTGAACAGCGTGCCATCAAAACcagggaacacagcagtgagATTCATGCCAAATGTCCAGGATCCGGAACGAAAGGAAGGGGTGTTCATGCCTACGTTACGTTAGAATACGTATTCGTTCGGGTGATgatccaaaagagaaaaaactttgTCTTTCAGGAGAAAAAACCCTCACTCTTTCCCTTTTACCCTATTCACTGCCTCTTATGGCATATTTTTTTGCAtgttatttacatattatttacatgttatttgcatattatttttacTACATATTTTTCAAGATGTGAATGACGTCAGTGGTGGCTGACATATACAGTACCCATCTGTACACACCTTCTGGGCCCTGTAAATAGGAGAAAAACCCTTTCCCTGTTCTGCCTTTTGCAGGAAGGAGGTGCTGTCCTGGTGTGGGAGGCCGGCCCCAGGGACAATGAAAACTGCCCACATGGATTATAATCAGACTAAGTCAGTGCAAGAAGGGAATGGATTCCTTGAGAGACCTCGGCTTCCCCCTCACTATCTTTGCAAATATGGAGGGGAGGTGATTTTCCTTTGTCTTGGGAGAGGAAGCCTGAGGCCCACGATGGCTGAAATTAACCCACAAAATGAAAATTCTGCTCCTCAGAGTGTATTATTACAAGCAAGCCACTTACCCTCACTGTGTATCATTTGCTCTCTGAAAACAGAGTTGGAACCTGCCCCCCTAGGGTTGTGGGCCAGATCCAGGTAAAGCAGTGCAGAGAGGGAATGCTCAGTGATTGTGGTTGTTGCTGGGGGTTGGCCTTGCTGTCCTTGGACAGGTGGGGTGACAAggtgcaggccagaagaaagacCAAGGAGAACAGGGGCTCAGGGAATTTCAAAGCTGTTTGCATTGGCTGCCCCGGTGACTGTCCTAAGACCTCGCCACTCTAAGTGCTTCTCATTTCACGGGCCTCTTGATGTGTGTTCCAGAACATTTATTGGAATTTAATACATAAaaaccagacttttaaaaattgaaatcctCTCACAGCCAACTCATTTTGACTTCTCCGTGTAAGAGAAAACTTTAAAT contains:
- the LRRFIP1 gene encoding leucine-rich repeat flightless-interacting protein 1 isoform X8; protein product: MTNPAATQNKEIDCLSPEAQRLAEARLAAKRAARAEAREIRMKELERQQKEEDSERYSRRSRRNTSASEEDERMSVGSRGSLRSQPDLEYGGPYAWTNGYDGEIYGSQSLNRRSGRNSSYGGEGRLSALSSSREETLGLSRSDLGLPGAGLAPKALSAQSGNRPSYLYGAARPAGSYLASVFDDSSLLGGARRGSASSSYAPSEHGGHLNSSSRASSRASSARASPVVEDRPEKDFTEKGSRSLPGLSAATLASLGGTSSRRGSGDTSISVDTEASIREIKELNELKDQIQDVEGKYMQGLKEMKDSLAEVEEKYKKAMVSNAQLDNEKTNFLYQVDTLKDMLLELEEQLAESRRQYEEKNKEFEREKHAHSILQFQFAEVKEALKQREDLLEEIRQLQQKQASYIREISDLQETIEWKDKKIGALERQKEFFDSVRSDRDDLREEVVMLKEELKKHGIVLNSEPATNGEASDTLNNVGHQGPSKITKEELNALKTAGDGTLGRASEVEVKSEMVENVGKKEILQNTEQEQHKEDPAQECVDTEVFHPGENAEDQKASEDSAPSLGVLADAANEEQAANQVLENASFLENTEQAESNEVINTPDDRTGASLEQSECLSELDGEIPGPGTGQDGHDALDIKIHSKESAESQEDLKTNLGEGSTKPHQEPTPLQPSEHGGLGSADPGEQGWSPTAGVVEAGLVGLGEQVGAEASSPLVCSEDNVSHDGKCAVEAPTELDPSPGQDLDKELSGQEAAEPQELPGQTTAVGGENDEKEDEERGLRDEEPSQTEAQNIPSCPEAEGSPQGTTGPAATDAENEPLDAKEPEEEKHDQQGEALDSSQKKTKNKKKKNKKKKSAAPVETLKDAKKELTFQDSDLSEVKEDEQVALTNGKPAVEAQSEVTESPEENSVAGSGENVDCPENPKIELDEKLNQEDNDVNTEGGEETADGDTLGLGDDPTQPPGTSAGDKELEEAMTKDDATEDGGAHSGPPEPGSGEASSSARLESEGPFKDSEDAPQAGSTERRETAEGPSQTVRKAVESDDLAPTGELGACASEGRDEPGAGSEKGRGKEECTLS
- the LRRFIP1 gene encoding leucine-rich repeat flightless-interacting protein 1 isoform X18, whose amino-acid sequence is MTNPAATQNKEIDCLSPEAQRLAEARLAAKRAARAEAREIRMKELERQQKEVEDRPEKDFTEKGSRSLPGLSAATLASLGGTSSRRGSGDTSISVDTEASIREIKELNELKDQIQDVEGKYMQGLKEMKDSLAEVEEKYKKAMVSNAQLDNEKTNFLYQVDTLKDMLLELEEQLAESRRQYEEKNKEFEREKHAHSILQFQFAEVKEALKQREDLLEEIRQLQQKQASYIREISDLQETIEWKDKKIGALERQKEFFDSVRSDRDDLREEVVMLKEELKKHGIVLNSEPATNGEASDTLNNVGHQGPSKITKEELNALKTAGDGTLGRASEVEVKSEMVENVGKKEILQNTEQEQHKEDPAQECVDTEVFHPGENAEDQKASEDSAPSLGVLADAANEEQAANQVLENASFLENTEQAESNEVINTPDDRTGASLEQSECLSELDGEIPGPGTGQDGHDALDIKIHSKESAESQEDLKTNLGEGSTKPHQEPTPLQPSEHGGLGSADPGEQGWSPTAGVVEAGLVGLGEQVGAEASSPLVCSEDNVSHDGKCAVEAPTELDPSPGQDLDKELSGQEAAEPQELPGQTTAVGGENDEKEDEERGLRDEEPSQTEAQNIPSCPEAEGSPQGTTGPAATDAENEPLDAKEPEEEKHDQQGEALDSSQKKTKNKKKKNKKKKSAAPVETLKDAKKELTFQDSDLSEVKEDEQVALTNGKPAVEAQSEVTESPEENSVAGSGENVDCPENPKIELDEKLNQEDNDVNTEGGEETADGDTLGLGDDPTQPPGTSAGDKELEEAMTKDDATEDGGAHSGPPEPGSGEASSSARLESEGPFKDSEDAPQAGSTERRETAEGPSQTVRKAVESDDLAPTGELGACASEGRDEPGAGSEKGRGKEECTLS
- the LRRFIP1 gene encoding leucine-rich repeat flightless-interacting protein 1 isoform X12, with amino-acid sequence MDMGTQGSGRKRLPNRERLTAEDDALNQIAREAEARLAAKRAARAEAREIRMKELERQQKEIYQVQKKYYGLDTKWGDIEQWMEDSERYSRRSRRNTSASEEDERMSVGSRGSLRSQPDLEYGGPYAWTNGYDGEIYGSQSLNRRSGRNSSYGGEGRLSALSSSREETLGLSRSDLGLPGAGLAPKALSAQSGNRPSYLYGAARPAGSYLASVFDDSSLLGGARRGSASSSYAPSEHGGHLNSSSRASSRASSARASPVVEDRPEKDFTEKDSLAEVEEKYKKAMVSNAQLDNEKTNFLYQVDTLKDMLLELEEQLAESRRQYEEKNKEFEREKHAHSILQFQFAEVKEALKQREDLLEEIRQLQQKQASYIREISDLQETIEWKDKKIGALERQKEFFDSVRSDRDDLREEVVMLKEELKKHGIVLNSEPATNGEASDTLNNVGHQGPSKITKEELNALKTAGDGTLGRASEVEVKSEMVENVGKKEILQNTEQEQHKEDPAQECVDTEVFHPGENAEDQKASEDSAPSLGVLADAANEEQAANQVLENASFLENTEQAESNEVINTPDDRTGASLEQSECLSELDGEIPGPGTGQDGHDALDIKIHSKESAESQEDLKTNLGEGSTKPHQEPTPLQPSEHGGLGSADPGEQGWSPTAGVVEAGLVGLGEQVGAEASSPLVCSEDNVSHDGKCAVEAPTELDPSPGQDLDKELSGQEAAEPQELPGQTTAVGGENDEKEDEERGLRDEEPSQTEAQNIPSCPEAEGSPQGTTGPAATDAENEPLDAKEPEEEKHDQQGEALDSSQKKTKNKKKKNKKKKSAAPVETLKDAKKELTFQDSDLSEVKEDEQVALTNGKPAVEAQSEVTESPEENSVAGSGENVDCPENPKIELDEKLNQEDNDVNTEGGEETADGDTLGLGDDPTQPPGTSAGDKELEEAMTKDDATEDGGAHSGPPEPGSGEASSSARLESEGPFKDSEDAPQAGSTERRETAEGPSQTVRKAVESDDLAPTGELGACASEGRDEPGAGSEKGRGKEECTLS
- the LRRFIP1 gene encoding leucine-rich repeat flightless-interacting protein 1 isoform X5; translation: MDMGTQGSGRKRLPNRERLTAEDDALNQIAREAEARLAAKRAARAEAREIRMKELERQQKEEDSERYSRRSRRNTSASEEDERMSVGSRGSLRSQPDLEYGGPYAWTNGYDGEIYGSQSLNRRSGRNSSYGGEGRLSALSSSREETLGLSRSDLGLPGAGLAPKALSAQSGNRPSYLYGAARPAGSYLASVFDDSSLLGGARRGSASSSYAPSEHGGHLNSSSRASSRASSARASPVVEDRPEKDFTEKGSRSLPGLSAATLASLGGTSSRRGSGDTSISVDTEASIREIKELNELKDQIQDVEGKYMQGLKEMKDSLAEVEEKYKKAMVSNAQLDNEKTNFLYQVDTLKDMLLELEEQLAESRRQYEEKNKEFEREKHAHSILQFQFAEVKEALKQREDLLEEIRQLQQKQASYIREISDLQETIEWKDKKIGALERQKEFFDSVRSDRDDLREEVVMLKEELKKHGIVLNSEPATNGEASDTLNNVGHQGPSKITKEELNALKTAGDGTLGRASEVEVKSEMVENVGKKEILQNTEQEQHKEDPAQECVDTEVFHPGENAEDQKASEDSAPSLGVLADAANEEQAANQVLENASFLENTEQAESNEVINTPDDRTGASLEQSECLSELDGEIPGPGTGQDGHDALDIKIHSKESAESQEDLKTNLGEGSTKPHQEPTPLQPSEHGGLGSADPGEQGWSPTAGVVEAGLVGLGEQVGAEASSPLVCSEDNVSHDGKCAVEAPTELDPSPGQDLDKELSGQEAAEPQELPGQTTAVGGENDEKEDEERGLRDEEPSQTEAQNIPSCPEAEGSPQGTTGPAATDAENEPLDAKEPEEEKHDQQGEALDSSQKKTKNKKKKNKKKKSAAPVETLKDAKKELTFQDSDLSEVKEDEQVALTNGKPAVEAQSEVTESPEENSVAGSGENVDCPENPKIELDEKLNQEDNDVNTEGGEETADGDTLGLGDDPTQPPGTSAGDKELEEAMTKDDATEDGGAHSGPPEPGSGEASSSARLESEGPFKDSEDAPQAGSTERRETAEGPSQTVRKAVESDDLAPTGELGACASEGRDEPGAGSEKGRGKEECTLS